A section of the Desertifilum tharense IPPAS B-1220 genome encodes:
- a CDS encoding alpha/beta fold hydrolase, which yields MQTLTSYTAPLPGTYWQWRGHRIYYVRAGERHSQRPPLLLVHGFGASTDHWRKNLAGLCQDFEVWAIDLLGFGRSAKPQLAYSGDLWRDQLSDFVTQVIRQPAVLAGNSLGGYASLCAAAQSPDTAAGLILINSAGPFTQAQTAPPPEPLKKLLGQASQTMFRQPWASFLLFQYVRQKSMIRKTLQKVYLDQSAVTEQLVEEIYRPSCDVGAVQVFASVFNTPQGEKVDVLLSQLACPLLLLWGEADPWINARQRSAKFRQYCPQLAEYFLQAGHCPHDEVPDAVNGLIRAWVLEKLMA from the coding sequence ATGCAGACGCTGACTTCCTACACGGCCCCCCTTCCCGGCACCTATTGGCAATGGCGGGGCCACCGAATTTACTATGTTCGGGCTGGAGAACGCCATTCCCAACGTCCCCCCCTCCTTTTGGTACATGGGTTTGGGGCTTCCACTGACCACTGGCGGAAAAATCTGGCGGGCCTATGCCAAGATTTTGAAGTTTGGGCGATTGATTTGCTCGGCTTTGGACGCTCGGCTAAACCTCAGTTAGCCTATAGTGGCGACCTGTGGCGCGACCAACTCAGCGATTTTGTCACTCAGGTGATTCGCCAACCAGCGGTTCTCGCTGGAAATTCCCTAGGGGGTTATGCCTCGCTGTGTGCGGCTGCCCAATCTCCGGATACGGCGGCAGGTTTGATTTTGATTAACAGTGCAGGCCCCTTTACTCAAGCCCAAACTGCCCCTCCTCCAGAACCGCTGAAAAAGTTATTGGGACAGGCCAGCCAAACCATGTTTCGCCAGCCTTGGGCGAGTTTCTTGTTATTTCAGTACGTCCGCCAAAAGTCGATGATTCGCAAGACGTTGCAAAAAGTCTACCTCGACCAAAGCGCAGTCACGGAACAGTTGGTTGAGGAGATTTATCGCCCGTCTTGCGATGTGGGGGCGGTGCAGGTGTTTGCCTCGGTGTTCAATACGCCCCAAGGAGAAAAGGTGGATGTATTGCTGAGTCAGCTTGCTTGCCCGCTACTGCTACTTTGGGGTGAGGCTGACCCTTGGATTAATGCCAGACAGCGCAGCGCCAAGTTCCGCCAGTATTGCCCGCAGTTGGCTGAATACTTTTTGCAGGCGGGTCATTGTCCCCACGATGAGGTTCCGGATGCGGTCAATGGCTTAATTCGCGCTTGGGTTCTCGAAAAGCTGATGGCTTAA
- a CDS encoding F0F1 ATP synthase subunit B: protein MGTFWLLATEAAEAHEGGFGLNFDLLETNLINLVIIIGVLFYFGRGFLGKTLSDRQAKIEAAIKDAEKRQKDAAAALAEQQQKLAQAQAEAERIRKQAQDNAQRAKEEILAQSVKEVERLRETATQEMNVERERAIAELRQRVATMALARAEAQLKEQLDEDRQQRLVDRSIAMLGG from the coding sequence ATGGGTACTTTTTGGTTGCTGGCAACAGAGGCAGCAGAAGCACATGAAGGGGGTTTCGGGCTAAATTTTGACCTGCTCGAAACCAATTTAATCAACTTGGTCATCATCATTGGGGTGCTATTTTACTTTGGGCGCGGTTTTTTGGGGAAAACCTTGAGCGATCGCCAAGCTAAAATTGAAGCCGCGATTAAAGATGCTGAAAAACGGCAAAAAGATGCCGCCGCCGCCTTAGCGGAACAGCAACAAAAGTTAGCTCAAGCTCAAGCCGAAGCCGAACGCATCCGCAAGCAAGCACAAGACAACGCGCAACGAGCCAAAGAAGAAATCTTAGCTCAGTCGGTCAAGGAAGTCGAACGCCTGCGGGAAACAGCCACCCAAGAGATGAATGTCGAACGCGAAAGAGCGATCGCCGAATTGCGTCAGCGCGTGGCAACAATGGCATTAGCGCGAGCCGAAGCTCAACTCAAAGAGCAGCTTGATGAAGATCGCCAACAGCGCCTCGTCGATCGCAGCATTGCAATGCTAGGAGGTTAA
- the fmdA gene encoding formamidase — protein sequence MPEVLFKVDLTKSMSEQEIVGHNRWHPDIPAVVSVNPGDIFRIECKDWTDGQIKDDDNPDDIRDVKLTVVHVLSGPIHVKGAEPGDILVVDILDIGPLQGDEWGFTGIFARENGGGFLTDHYPNAAKAIWDIQGIYTQSRHIPGVRFAGLSHPGLIGCAPSHELLAKWNKREAELVKKGGPPWKPAIPPLAALPTPENAVLGSLKGSEFERVAAEAARTVPPREHGGNCDIKNLSKGSRIYFPVYVDGANLSMGDIHFSQGDGEVSFCGAIEMAGYLDLHVDIIKGGVEKYGMINPIFKPGPVEPRYSEYLVFEGISVDEFSGEQYYLDAHVAYRRACLNAIEYLKKFGYTGEQAYLLLSCAPVEGRISGIVDIPNACCTLALPTEIFDKNILPT from the coding sequence ATGCCAGAAGTTCTCTTCAAAGTTGATTTAACCAAATCTATGTCCGAACAAGAAATTGTTGGACATAATCGCTGGCACCCTGATATTCCTGCTGTTGTTTCCGTTAATCCTGGCGATATTTTTCGGATTGAATGTAAAGATTGGACAGACGGACAAATCAAAGATGACGATAATCCGGACGATATTCGCGATGTCAAATTAACCGTCGTTCACGTTCTTAGCGGCCCCATTCATGTCAAGGGTGCCGAACCTGGAGATATTCTTGTTGTTGATATTCTCGACATCGGTCCTTTACAAGGCGATGAATGGGGATTTACAGGCATTTTTGCCCGCGAGAATGGCGGCGGTTTCTTAACCGACCATTACCCCAATGCAGCTAAAGCAATTTGGGATATTCAAGGCATTTACACCCAATCTCGTCATATTCCTGGCGTGCGTTTTGCCGGACTCAGCCATCCCGGTTTAATTGGTTGCGCCCCCTCTCACGAACTCTTAGCGAAATGGAATAAGCGCGAAGCTGAACTCGTTAAAAAAGGCGGCCCGCCGTGGAAACCTGCAATTCCTCCCCTCGCGGCTTTACCGACTCCTGAAAATGCTGTTTTAGGGTCTCTGAAAGGGTCGGAATTTGAGAGAGTTGCGGCTGAAGCTGCCCGAACCGTTCCGCCGAGGGAACATGGAGGAAATTGCGATATTAAAAACCTCTCGAAAGGCTCGCGAATTTACTTCCCAGTTTATGTGGATGGGGCTAACCTTTCAATGGGCGATATTCACTTCTCTCAAGGCGATGGAGAAGTATCTTTCTGTGGCGCAATTGAAATGGCAGGCTACCTCGATTTGCATGTAGATATTATTAAAGGTGGGGTGGAAAAATATGGCATGATTAACCCTATCTTTAAACCCGGTCCGGTAGAACCGCGTTACTCTGAGTATTTGGTTTTTGAGGGAATTTCTGTAGATGAGTTTAGCGGCGAACAATATTACTTAGATGCTCATGTCGCTTACCGTCGGGCTTGCTTAAATGCGATTGAGTATTTGAAAAAGTTTGGTTATACAGGCGAACAAGCGTATCTGCTGTTAAGCTGTGCCCCCGTCGAGGGTCGAATTAGCGGCATTGTTGATATTCCCAATGCTTGTTGCACCTTAGCTTTGCCAACAGAAATTTTTGATAAAAATATCTTGCCCACTTAA
- a CDS encoding pitrilysin family protein, with amino-acid sequence MSQLLTLPQFPAQICPLTNGLTLIHQAIPATPVVVVDVWVQAGAKLDPEDAPGMAHFLEHMIFKGTNRLAAGIFDEAIESRGGLSNAATSYDYAHFFMTTAVVHLKETLPYLAELLLHPAIPEEEFFREREVVMDEIRQTQDDPDWLGFQTLLENLYPSHPYGRSVLGSQIQLMQQTPEQMRAFHRQHYRPDNMSVVVVGGIEQSQAFDLVSECFAEFETSHFPPLPPPQPPAYHPPRLTQPYRRELNLPRLEQARLMMAWLGPGVDSLRSAYGLDLISVLLASGRTSRLVRQLREEQGLVQGICGNFSLQKESSLFTLTAWLEPQELPQVEELIRESLLQLQTVPVSEAELLRCQRQLCNDYAFSTETPSQLAGLYGYYNTIAQAEQSAIYTRYIQSLQPEDIQALAQQYLSPDCYSAIVMKPLW; translated from the coding sequence TTGTCTCAACTGCTGACCCTCCCCCAATTCCCCGCCCAAATTTGCCCGCTGACCAACGGATTAACCCTAATCCATCAAGCCATTCCTGCGACTCCAGTTGTGGTTGTTGATGTTTGGGTACAAGCCGGAGCCAAACTCGATCCAGAAGATGCGCCGGGAATGGCTCATTTTCTAGAACACATGATCTTTAAAGGGACCAACCGACTCGCAGCCGGGATTTTTGACGAGGCGATTGAAAGTCGGGGTGGCTTAAGTAACGCCGCCACCAGCTACGATTACGCTCACTTTTTCATGACCACTGCGGTCGTTCATCTCAAAGAAACGCTCCCCTATCTAGCAGAATTATTGCTGCATCCGGCAATACCAGAGGAAGAATTTTTTCGGGAACGCGAAGTGGTCATGGATGAAATTCGGCAAACTCAAGATGACCCCGATTGGCTAGGCTTTCAAACGCTACTTGAAAATCTTTATCCTAGCCATCCCTATGGCCGTTCGGTGTTAGGCAGCCAAATTCAACTGATGCAGCAAACGCCGGAACAAATGCGCGCCTTTCACCGCCAGCATTATCGACCCGATAACATGAGCGTGGTGGTGGTTGGGGGAATTGAGCAATCTCAAGCCTTTGATTTAGTCAGCGAGTGTTTTGCGGAGTTTGAAACAAGCCATTTTCCCCCCTTGCCCCCTCCTCAACCGCCCGCCTATCACCCCCCCCGGCTGACTCAACCCTACCGCCGCGAACTGAATTTACCCCGTTTAGAACAGGCACGCCTAATGATGGCTTGGTTGGGGCCGGGCGTAGATTCCTTAAGAAGCGCTTACGGGTTAGACTTAATTTCAGTTTTGCTGGCTTCGGGTCGCACTTCGCGGTTAGTTCGCCAATTGCGCGAAGAACAAGGATTAGTTCAGGGCATTTGCGGTAACTTTTCCTTGCAAAAAGAATCGAGTTTATTTACCCTCACCGCTTGGCTAGAACCGCAAGAGCTTCCGCAGGTGGAAGAACTCATTCGCGAAAGCTTGTTACAATTGCAAACAGTGCCGGTTTCAGAAGCAGAACTGCTGCGCTGCCAAAGACAATTATGTAATGACTACGCTTTCTCTACGGAAACCCCCAGCCAACTTGCAGGACTATACGGTTACTACAATACGATTGCTCAAGCCGAGCAATCGGCTATTTACACCCGTTACATTCAGTCTTTGCAACCCGAAGATATCCAGGCATTGGCCCAACAATATCTTTCACCCGATTGCTACAGTGCTATCGTGATGAAACCGCTCTGGTAG
- a CDS encoding FmdB family zinc ribbon protein: MPLYDFRCETCGNFEKWRSLAELSTPMHCPQCNAVAQRLFSPPMILTGNLRLRNEQREPKRVQRTQEPETPRNREHRGSRPWMIGH, from the coding sequence ATGCCACTTTATGATTTTCGCTGCGAAACTTGCGGCAACTTTGAGAAATGGCGCAGCTTGGCGGAGTTAAGTACGCCGATGCACTGTCCCCAATGTAATGCAGTTGCCCAGCGTCTTTTCTCTCCTCCGATGATTCTGACGGGGAATCTGCGCCTGCGAAACGAACAGCGCGAACCGAAGCGAGTTCAACGCACCCAGGAACCCGAAACCCCGCGCAACCGCGAACATCGGGGGAGTCGTCCTTGGATGATTGGTCATTAA
- a CDS encoding chlorophyll a/b-binding protein, with protein sequence MTENQESKFGFTEFAETWNGRLAMLGFLIGLATEYLTGQGILSQLGLM encoded by the coding sequence ATGACGGAAAATCAAGAATCCAAGTTTGGCTTTACTGAGTTTGCGGAAACCTGGAATGGTCGTCTGGCAATGCTAGGTTTTCTGATTGGTTTGGCAACTGAGTATCTGACGGGTCAAGGGATTTTATCTCAACTCGGCTTGATGTAG
- a CDS encoding F0F1 ATP synthase subunit gamma encodes MPNLKAIRDRIQSVKNTKKITEAMRLVAAAKVRRAQEQVIATRPFADRLAQVLYRLQGRLQFEDVDLPLLKQRPVRTVGLLVVSGDRGLCGGYNANVIRRAEQRAKELQAEGLNYQYVLVGRKAIQHFQRRNAPIAATYANLEQIPSASEASTIADELLSLFLSDVVDRVELVYTKFVSLISSRPVVQTLLPLDAQGLEAADDEIFRLTSRGGDFEVTREKVTSQARALPRDMIFEQDPVQILDALLPLYLNNQLLRSLQEAAASELAARMTAMSSASDNASELITTLTLSYNKARQASITQEILEVVGGASAIGG; translated from the coding sequence ATGCCTAACCTTAAAGCAATTCGCGATCGCATTCAGTCGGTTAAGAATACGAAAAAAATTACAGAAGCAATGCGTCTAGTGGCGGCGGCAAAAGTACGTCGCGCTCAAGAGCAAGTCATTGCTACGCGCCCCTTTGCAGACCGTTTGGCCCAGGTGTTATACCGCCTGCAAGGTCGGCTGCAATTTGAAGATGTTGACCTGCCGTTACTCAAACAGCGCCCGGTGAGAACGGTTGGGTTGTTGGTGGTTTCGGGCGATCGCGGTCTGTGCGGCGGCTACAATGCCAACGTCATCCGCCGGGCCGAACAACGGGCGAAAGAACTGCAAGCCGAAGGCCTCAACTATCAATACGTTTTAGTCGGCCGCAAAGCCATTCAGCATTTCCAACGCCGCAACGCGCCGATTGCGGCAACCTACGCCAACTTAGAGCAAATTCCTAGCGCCAGCGAAGCCTCTACCATTGCTGACGAACTGCTGTCGCTGTTCCTCTCAGATGTGGTGGATCGCGTTGAGTTGGTCTACACCAAATTCGTCTCCTTAATTAGCTCTCGCCCAGTAGTGCAAACCCTGCTGCCCTTGGATGCTCAAGGCTTAGAGGCTGCTGATGACGAAATCTTCCGCCTCACTTCGCGGGGGGGCGATTTTGAGGTGACGCGGGAGAAAGTCACCTCCCAGGCTCGCGCATTGCCCAGAGACATGATTTTTGAGCAAGACCCAGTGCAGATTTTAGACGCGCTGCTGCCCTTGTACTTGAATAACCAATTATTGCGATCGCTCCAAGAAGCGGCCGCTAGCGAACTCGCCGCTCGGATGACGGCCATGAGCAGCGCCAGCGATAACGCCTCAGAGCTAATTACCACCTTAACCTTGTCCTACAACAAAGCCCGCCAAGCCTCCATTACCCAGGAAATCTTGGAAGTGGTTGGTGGTGCCAGCGCCATTGGCGGTTAA
- the atpE gene encoding ATP synthase F0 subunit C: MDPLISAASVLAAALAVGLAAIGPGIGQGNAAGQAVEGIARQPEAEGKIRGTLLLSLAFMEALTIYGLVVALVLLFANPFA, translated from the coding sequence ATGGACCCGTTAATTTCTGCTGCTTCCGTTCTTGCTGCTGCTCTCGCGGTTGGTCTGGCTGCAATCGGCCCTGGTATCGGACAAGGTAACGCCGCAGGTCAAGCGGTAGAAGGGATTGCTCGTCAACCTGAAGCTGAAGGCAAAATTCGCGGGACCTTGCTGTTGAGCTTGGCGTTCATGGAAGCACTCACCATTTACGGTCTAGTGGTTGCGCTCGTACTGCTGTTTGCTAACCCCTTCGCGTAA
- a CDS encoding ATP synthase subunit I: protein MNTSDESHETTPNGNPNPPDSLNEEPNASMEEYYRLQQELFIGTLAIAGVIFIFVWIFYSLNIALNYVIGACTGVVYLRMLAKNVEQLGRQKERLSNTRLALFIGLIIVATQWKQLQIVPIFLGFLTYKAAVIVYVLRTTFLPNPR from the coding sequence GTGAACACTTCCGACGAATCTCACGAAACCACCCCGAACGGGAATCCGAATCCGCCAGATTCCCTCAACGAAGAGCCAAACGCCTCAATGGAGGAATATTACCGACTGCAACAGGAGTTGTTTATCGGTACGTTGGCGATCGCAGGCGTTATTTTTATTTTCGTCTGGATTTTCTACTCCCTGAACATCGCTCTGAATTATGTCATCGGGGCGTGCACAGGTGTGGTTTACTTGAGAATGTTGGCGAAAAACGTAGAGCAGCTCGGACGGCAAAAAGAACGTCTAAGCAATACGCGGTTAGCGCTTTTTATTGGGTTGATTATAGTCGCAACTCAATGGAAACAGCTACAAATCGTCCCAATTTTTTTGGGATTTCTGACCTATAAGGCCGCAGTTATCGTTTACGTACTTCGGACAACATTTCTGCCCAATCCGCGTTAG
- the atpH gene encoding ATP synthase F1 subunit delta → MKGSGTLVGAVVEPYAEALMSLGQANDLVERFGEDVRFLKELLATSEELRQFIENPIAKPEAKKAVLQQLAGEQIHAYTLNFLSLLVDRRRIQFLDAIAQQYLALLRKLNKTVLAEVTSVVELSDDQKQVIRDRVIAMTEAQQVELETKLDPSLIGGVIIKVGSQVIDASLRGQLRRIGIRLTSAT, encoded by the coding sequence GTGAAAGGGAGTGGAACATTAGTCGGTGCCGTCGTTGAGCCGTATGCAGAAGCATTAATGTCTTTAGGACAGGCTAACGACCTCGTAGAAAGATTTGGGGAAGACGTACGGTTTTTAAAAGAATTGTTAGCAACTTCTGAAGAACTGCGGCAATTTATCGAAAACCCAATCGCCAAACCCGAAGCGAAAAAAGCCGTATTGCAGCAACTTGCAGGCGAGCAAATTCACGCGTATACGCTTAACTTTTTGTCGTTGTTAGTCGATCGGCGTCGGATTCAATTTTTAGATGCGATCGCCCAACAATATCTCGCCTTACTGCGGAAACTTAATAAAACCGTTTTAGCGGAAGTCACTTCCGTTGTCGAACTGTCCGACGATCAAAAACAGGTGATTCGCGATCGCGTAATTGCCATGACCGAAGCACAACAGGTCGAACTCGAAACCAAACTCGACCCCAGCTTAATTGGGGGCGTGATTATCAAAGTCGGCTCTCAAGTGATCGATGCCAGTTTGCGGGGTCAACTGCGGCGGATTGGTATTCGCTTAACCAGCGCCACCTAA
- a CDS encoding pitrilysin family protein codes for MSLSVTPSRQSYQVDRIELENGMVVLVVENFAADIISGRIFVKAGSRRESREKAGLANLVASVLTKGTERLSSLEIAEKVESVGASLGADAASDYFLVSLKTVSADFSDILGLAAELLRSPAFEPAQVELERRLALQAIRSQQEQPFALALEGLRQSMYQQHPYAYSGLGSLSTVSQLQVEDLQAFHSTYFRPDNIVISLSGRIATPDAIALIKETFGDWQPPATPLPASPVVTVPPISGVTISPQETQQAIVMLGYLAASVQSEDYAALKLLNTYLGNGLSSRLFVELREKRGLAYDVSSFYPTRSETSQFVLYMGTAPTNTTVALEGLQQEAERLCTTRLTPEALQASKNKLLGQYALGKQTNAQIAQVLGWYETIGLGIDFDTQFQVDVSNVTVPIAQAIAQKYFTNPYISLVGPAEVVNPFVEE; via the coding sequence GTGAGTCTAAGTGTGACGCCTTCGCGACAGAGCTACCAAGTCGATCGAATTGAGTTAGAAAATGGCATGGTGGTATTGGTAGTTGAGAATTTCGCTGCTGATATCATTTCAGGTCGGATTTTTGTGAAAGCGGGAAGCCGACGGGAGAGTCGAGAAAAAGCTGGACTGGCGAATCTCGTAGCATCGGTACTCACGAAAGGCACAGAACGGTTGAGTTCGCTGGAAATTGCCGAAAAGGTGGAATCGGTTGGCGCGAGTTTGGGGGCAGATGCTGCCTCAGATTACTTTTTGGTAAGTTTAAAGACGGTTTCAGCGGATTTTAGCGATATTTTAGGGCTAGCGGCCGAGTTATTGCGATCGCCTGCCTTTGAACCGGCTCAAGTGGAACTCGAACGCCGCCTCGCGTTGCAAGCAATTCGTTCTCAGCAGGAACAGCCGTTTGCTCTAGCCTTAGAGGGGTTGCGTCAATCTATGTACCAGCAACACCCCTATGCTTATTCTGGGTTGGGTTCGCTCTCAACGGTGAGTCAGTTACAAGTAGAAGACTTACAGGCTTTTCATTCCACCTATTTTCGACCCGATAACATTGTTATTAGTTTATCCGGCCGCATCGCCACCCCGGATGCGATCGCGCTGATTAAAGAAACCTTTGGCGACTGGCAACCCCCGGCAACGCCCCTTCCAGCTTCCCCAGTGGTAACAGTTCCGCCCATCTCTGGCGTGACAATTTCTCCCCAGGAAACCCAGCAAGCCATTGTCATGTTAGGTTATCTGGCGGCCTCTGTCCAGAGCGAGGATTATGCGGCGTTAAAGTTGCTGAACACCTATCTAGGGAATGGGTTATCTTCGCGCCTGTTTGTGGAGTTGCGCGAGAAGCGGGGGTTAGCCTACGATGTTTCGTCCTTTTACCCCACTCGCAGCGAGACTTCTCAGTTTGTGCTGTATATGGGAACGGCACCCACGAATACCACGGTTGCCTTAGAAGGACTGCAACAGGAAGCCGAACGCCTTTGCACCACTCGACTCACTCCAGAAGCCTTACAAGCCAGCAAAAATAAACTTCTAGGACAATACGCGCTTGGCAAACAAACCAATGCTCAAATTGCTCAGGTGTTGGGGTGGTACGAAACCATTGGCTTAGGCATCGATTTTGACACTCAATTCCAAGTTGATGTCAGTAATGTTACGGTTCCCATAGCTCAGGCGATCGCCCAAAAATATTTTACCAACCCTTATATCTCCCTGGTCGGGCCAGCCGAAGTTGTGAATCCCTTTGTAGAAGAGTGA
- the atpA gene encoding F0F1 ATP synthase subunit alpha: MVSIRPDEISSIIRQQIEQYDQEVKVSNVGTVLQVGDGIARIYGLDKAMSGELLEFEDGTVGIALNLEEDNVGAVLMGEGRDIQEGSSVTSTGRIAQIPVGDAMIGRIVDPLGRPIDGKGDINTSETRLIESMAPGIIQRRSVYEPLQTGITAIDAMIPVGRGQRELIIGDRQTGKTAVAIDTILNQKEENVICVYVAIGQKASTVAQVAGILQERGALDYTIIVAANASDPATLQYLAPYAGATLAEYFMYRGRHTLVVYDDLSKQAQAYRQMSLLLRRPPGREAYPGDVFYLHSRLLERAAKLSNELGEGSMTALPIIETQAGDVSAYIPTNVISITDGQIFLSADLFNSGLRPAINAGISVSRVGSAAQTKAMKKVAGKLKLELAQYDDLAAFAQFASDLDKATKDQLARGQRLRELLKQPQYSPLSVAEQVALVYAGINGYMDDIPVDKAAAYAKGLREYLKTSQPKYLEIIRNEKQLTEEAENLLKAAILDYKKSFLVSA; encoded by the coding sequence ATGGTAAGTATCAGACCTGACGAAATTAGCAGCATTATTCGCCAACAGATCGAACAGTACGACCAAGAGGTTAAAGTCTCTAACGTCGGGACTGTTCTGCAAGTTGGAGACGGGATCGCGCGGATTTATGGCTTAGATAAAGCCATGTCCGGCGAATTATTAGAGTTTGAAGATGGCACCGTCGGGATCGCCCTTAACCTCGAAGAAGATAACGTCGGAGCCGTACTCATGGGTGAAGGTCGCGACATCCAAGAAGGCAGTTCCGTCACCTCCACCGGCAGAATTGCTCAGATCCCCGTAGGCGACGCCATGATCGGTCGGATCGTCGATCCCCTCGGTCGTCCCATCGACGGTAAAGGCGATATCAATACCAGCGAAACTCGCTTAATTGAATCGATGGCTCCGGGGATCATTCAACGCCGTTCCGTATACGAACCCCTACAAACCGGGATTACCGCTATTGACGCGATGATTCCCGTCGGTCGCGGACAGCGGGAATTAATCATCGGCGACCGTCAAACCGGGAAAACCGCCGTCGCTATTGACACGATTCTCAACCAAAAAGAAGAGAACGTGATCTGCGTCTACGTCGCCATCGGTCAAAAAGCCTCCACCGTGGCTCAAGTTGCCGGAATTCTGCAAGAACGCGGCGCGCTCGACTACACGATCATCGTCGCTGCAAACGCGAGCGACCCCGCTACCCTGCAATACCTGGCTCCCTATGCGGGCGCAACCTTAGCCGAATACTTCATGTATCGCGGCCGCCACACCCTGGTGGTTTACGATGACTTGTCCAAGCAAGCCCAAGCTTATCGTCAAATGTCCTTGCTGCTGCGTCGTCCGCCCGGACGGGAAGCGTATCCTGGAGATGTTTTCTATCTCCACTCTCGCTTGCTCGAACGCGCCGCTAAACTCAGCAACGAACTGGGCGAAGGCAGCATGACCGCTCTGCCGATTATTGAAACCCAAGCGGGTGACGTATCGGCATACATCCCGACCAACGTCATTTCAATTACCGACGGTCAAATCTTCCTGTCTGCGGACTTGTTTAACTCCGGTCTGCGTCCGGCGATTAACGCGGGGATTTCCGTCTCGCGGGTAGGGTCTGCGGCTCAAACCAAGGCGATGAAGAAGGTTGCCGGGAAACTGAAGCTGGAATTGGCTCAGTACGATGACCTGGCAGCATTTGCTCAGTTTGCGTCTGACTTAGATAAAGCGACCAAAGACCAACTCGCACGCGGTCAACGCCTGCGCGAACTGCTGAAACAGCCGCAATACTCGCCCTTGAGCGTTGCCGAACAAGTCGCGCTAGTGTATGCCGGGATTAATGGCTATATGGATGATATTCCGGTGGACAAAGCGGCGGCCTACGCAAAAGGTCTGCGGGAGTATCTCAAGACCAGCCAGCCGAAGTACCTCGAAATTATCCGCAACGAGAAGCAACTGACCGAAGAAGCTGAAAATCTGCTCAAAGCAGCAATTTTAGACTACAAAAAGAGCTTTTTAGTCTCTGCTTAG
- a CDS encoding F0F1 ATP synthase subunit B', translating into MTEWTILLAVEETAKSGGLFDIDATLPLMAVQFLILTAVLNAIFYKPLGQAIDGRNDYVRKNLTEARERLAKAERLAQQYEEELAQARKQAQSAIASAQEDARKIAQDKLAQAQAEAGAKREQAAKEIEQQKQETLSSLEQQVDDLSRQILDKLLQV; encoded by the coding sequence ATGACAGAATGGACGATCTTACTAGCCGTTGAGGAGACTGCAAAATCTGGAGGGCTGTTTGACATTGATGCCACCTTGCCGTTGATGGCGGTGCAGTTTTTAATTTTAACTGCGGTACTCAATGCTATTTTTTACAAGCCCCTCGGTCAAGCCATAGACGGACGTAATGACTATGTGCGGAAAAATTTGACTGAGGCGCGCGAACGGTTAGCCAAAGCCGAACGGTTAGCCCAACAGTACGAAGAAGAACTCGCACAAGCCCGCAAACAAGCTCAAAGTGCGATCGCGTCGGCCCAAGAGGATGCGCGAAAAATTGCCCAAGACAAACTAGCACAAGCTCAAGCCGAAGCCGGGGCGAAGCGAGAACAAGCGGCTAAAGAAATTGAGCAACAAAAACAAGAAACCCTCAGCTCGTTAGAGCAACAGGTGGATGACCTCAGTCGCCAAATTTTAGACAAACTCCTTCAAGTCTAG
- the atpB gene encoding F0F1 ATP synthase subunit A yields the protein METLNLLEAYNCLPLAELEVGQHFYWQIGNLKVHGQIFLTSWFVIGLLVIASLAATRNLQRIPTGMQNFMEYALEFIRDLAKNQIGEKDYRPWVPFVGTLFLFIFVSNWSGALVPWKLVHLPSGELGAPTADINTTVALALLTSLAYFYAGFSKLGLGYFAHYVEPVPFMLPFKIIEDFTKPLSLSFRLFGNILADELVVGVLVLLVPLFVPLPVMALGLFTSAIQALIFATLAAAYIGEALEDHHHEEEAH from the coding sequence ATGGAAACGCTAAATCTTCTAGAAGCCTACAACTGCTTACCCCTTGCTGAACTAGAAGTGGGTCAGCACTTTTATTGGCAAATTGGGAACCTCAAAGTTCACGGACAGATTTTCCTTACCTCTTGGTTTGTGATTGGCCTATTGGTCATCGCCTCCCTAGCCGCGACTCGGAACTTGCAGCGTATTCCCACCGGAATGCAAAACTTCATGGAGTATGCGCTGGAATTCATCCGAGATTTAGCGAAAAACCAGATTGGGGAAAAAGACTATCGTCCTTGGGTACCGTTTGTTGGTACCTTATTTCTGTTTATCTTTGTGTCGAACTGGTCAGGGGCCCTAGTTCCTTGGAAACTCGTCCATTTGCCTTCGGGCGAACTGGGCGCACCCACGGCTGACATCAACACAACGGTCGCTCTAGCGCTGTTAACCTCGCTAGCTTACTTCTATGCAGGTTTCAGCAAGCTTGGCTTAGGCTACTTTGCTCACTACGTTGAGCCAGTACCTTTCATGTTACCGTTCAAAATCATTGAAGACTTCACCAAGCCTCTTTCATTGAGCTTCCGTTTATTTGGCAACATCCTCGCTGACGAACTGGTTGTCGGAGTGCTAGTGCTGCTAGTGCCTTTATTTGTTCCCCTACCAGTTATGGCATTAGGTTTATTTACCAGTGCTATCCAAGCCTTAATCTTTGCGACGTTGGCCGCTGCCTATATTGGGGAAGCTCTAGAAGATCATCACCATGAAGAAGAGGCTCATTAA